In Brachybacterium fresconis, the genomic stretch GGGCATGCTGCTGGCCCTGCTGCTGGAGCGCGCCCACCGGGTGATCTCCTCCGTGGTGACCGCGATCGTGATCGCCGCCTGGATCCTCCCGGAGGTGGTCGCCGGCTACCTGCTGTACACGTTCTTCTCCCCCGAAGGGTCGCTGAACGCGATCATCACGGCGATCGGACTGCCGCCGCAGCAGCTGCTGTTCAGCGCGCCCATCATCGCGGTCTCCTTCGCGAACATCTGGCGCGGCACCGCGTTCTCGATGCTCGTGTACTCGGCGGCGCTGAGCTCCGTGCCCGGCGACGTCTACGAGTCCGCGTCCCTGGACGGGGCCGGCCCGGTGCGCCGGTTCGTCTCCGTGACGCTGCCGCTGATGCGACCCGCGATCGCCACCAACCTGATGCTGACCACCCTGCAGACGCTGTCGGTGTTCGGGCTGATCTTCATCATGACCGGCGGCGGTCCGTCCCGGCAGAGCCAGACGCTGCCGCTGTACATGTACGAGCAGGCGTTCTCCTACGGCCAGCTCGGCTACGGCACCGCCGTGGCCCTGCTGCTGCTCCTGATCGGAGCCGTGGCCTCCTTGGTGTACCTGCGTCTGCTCCCGGAGGAGGACAAGCGATGACCGCGATCGACGAGACCACGGATCCCGCGACGCGGGAGGACCGCGGCGGTGCCGGATCCGGCGGCGGCTCGCGGCTGCGACCGCGCCGTTCCGGCATGGGACCGCGCGAGCGCAGCAGCACGATCGCCAGCACGGTGGTGATGCTGGTGATCGGCGCGGCCTTCCTGGTCCCGCTGCTGTGGGTGGTGCTGGCCTCCTTCAACACCGAGGCGTCGCTGTCCATCGCCTGGCCGGAGAACTGGTCCCTGGGCAACTTCGCCGCGATCTGGAACATGGAGACCACCTTCCGGCCGCTGCTGAACTCCCTGATCCTGTGCGGCGGGGCGACGATCGTCACCATGGTCACGGCCGTGCTGTGCGCCTACCCGATGTCGCGGTACCGGTTCCGTGCCAAGCGTCCGCTGCTGCTGGGGATCATCTTCTCCACGGGGCTGCCGATCACCGCGATCATGATCCCGGTCTACTCGCTGTTCGTGCAGGTGAACCTGATCGACTCGATGGGCGGGGCGATCCTGTTCCTCGGCGCCAGCTCCCTGCCGTACGCGATCTTCCTGACCAAGGGGTTCATGGACGGGGTCCCGGTGGAGATCGAGGAGTCCGCCTGGACCGAGGGCGCCGGGGTGTATCGGGCCCTGTGGTCCGTGGTGCTGCCCCTGATGCGTCCCGGCCTGGCCGTGGCGACCATCTTCACCTTCGTGATGATGTGGGGGAACTTCTTCGTCCCGTTCATGCTGCTGCTGAGCCCGGAGAACCTTCCCGCCGCGGTGACGCTGTACACCTTCTCCTCGCAGTACGGGCAGGTCGCCTACGGGCAGCTGGCCGCCTTCTCGATCTTCTACTCGCTGCCGGTGGTGGTGCTGTACCTGTTCCTGGGCCGCAGCCTGGGTCAGGGCTTCGCCGCGGCGGGCGGCGTCAAGGGATGAGCACGACGGGCTCTCACGCCGCGGCCCGGCGCCGCCGCAGCGCCCGGGGCCGGCGGTGCCCGTTCAGCCACTTCCCGAGCCAGGTGGAGCGCACCAGGAGGTCGTAGCTCACCAGCAGCACCGCCATCACGAGCGTGAGCGCGACGGCGAGCTTGACCAGGATCGGCGCGCCGAGATCCGCCAGGGGCACTTCCACCAGCAGCAGCAGCGGGAAATGGATGAGATAGACCCAGTAGGAGGAATCGGCCAGGTACCGCACCCAGCGGATCTCCTGATTCACGAGTCGGCCCATGAGCCCGAGCAGCCCGTAGACCCAGGCCCATCCGGCGAGCGCCGCGACGATCGCCACCAGGACCGGCGGCGTGGACGACGGTGCCAGCAGGGCGAGCGGGCTGAGGACGACGGCGGTCACCAGCTGCGGGATCCACTGCCGCTCCACCCGGCCCAGCGCCTCGGGGTGCGCGCGCAGGAACCAGCCGGCCAGGAAGGCGCCGGAGTAGGCGATGCTCGCGCCCGCGACCGGCATGAGTGTCGTGGGTTCGGTGATGGACGCGACGTTCCCGCCCTGGACCACCAGGGCCACGGCGTACGGCGCTGCGACCAGCACGAGGCCGAACGGGGAGGCCAGCGCCGAGGCGATGCGGCGGGAGGCCCGCTCCGCCCGGGCCGGTCCCAGGAGGCGCACGAGCACGGCGCGCACGAGGACCACCACGAGCACGATCTCGAGCAGCAGCAGCAGGAACCACAGGTGCAGCGTCGGCAGGGCGAGGATTCCTGTCGGTGCCCCGGGCGCAGGCGGCGGGGGAGTGAAGGGCCCCAGGTCACGGACGACGGTGTTCAGCACCGCTGCGCCGATCACCAGCAGGAACAATCCCGGCAGGAAGACGACCAGCGGCAGACCGATCCGCTTCAGGCGGTCCCGCACGTAGGCGCCGGCCCCGCGCCGGTGCAGCACCATGTGCCCGAAGTAGCCGGCCAGCATCATGAACAGGTTCATGCGGAAGAGGTGGATCACCCCCACCGCGGCGGCCGCATCCGGGGAGTCGTGCGTGTCGTCGATGAGCCAGACATCGCCGGGGAAGAAGGGCATCAGGGCGTGCAGCAGCACGCCGAGCAGGAGCGCCCCGCCGCGCAGCGCGTCGAGGTGGTGCAGGCGGGCCGGGGCGGCGGACGGAGGGGACGTCGTCGACGTGCTGGGGGCGAGGGGCTGTGACATGTCCTCGACGCTAGGGGCGCGGGAGCCCGGCCCGCCTCGCCCGATCGGTCGCCGGGGGATCCACCGATCAGAGGATGCCCGGGCCCTGGTGGGTTCGACCGGGACGGGGAACACTGGGTCCATGGCCATGCTCCCTGCCCCGGCGGTCCCGCGGACCGGCCCCGGACCGGGCCCCGAGCCCGATCTCGGGCCCGGGACCGGTGCGTCGTCCGTGCGCCCCGCCCCGGAGCAGGGCCCGCTGGGCGAGAAGCTCGAGGTGTGGATGCCCCCGGTGCTGCTGCTGGTGTCCTGGTCCGTGGGGTGGATCGCCTCGCGCACCTGGATGACCGGCGACCTCATCCTGTGGGCGCTGGGACCGACGCTGCTGCTCCTTGCGCTCCGGGCAGCGCTGGAGAGGACCCGGCGAGCCGGCGGGCCGGGATCGCGCCCGCTGGAGCTGCTCTACGCCCTCCACCTGGTCCTGGTCGCCGTCGCGATCCTGCTGAACCCGATGAGCTGCATCTACGCCTTCGTCGGCTATCTCGATTCGGGACGCTTCCTCAGCGGGGGTCGCGCCCGCGCCGTGGTCGTGGCGACGGCGCTGCTGAGCGCCGTCGGGCAGGTGGGCGGGATCGGGGTCGTGGCCGCGGAGACGTGGTTCTTCGTGGGGCTGGCCGCGGTGAACCTGCTGATCGCTCTGGGGATGATGCACCTGGCGGGGGAGCGGGAGCGGATCCTGGACGAGCGCGAGCAGGCGCTGGCCGAGAACGACCGGGTCCACCGGGAGAACTTCCGTCTGCACGAGCAGCTGATGGCCGGAGCGCGCCGGGCCGGGGCCGGCGAGGAGCGGGACCGGCTCTCGCGGGAGATCCACGACACCGTCGCCCAGGGCCTGGTCGGGGTCATCCGCCAGCTGGAGGCGGTCGGGCCCGTGGACGATGCGCCCTCGCGGCAGCGCCTCGAGATCGCCGAGGAGGCCGCCCGCGACTGTCTGCTCGAGGCCCGACGGGCGGTCGAGGCGCTCGGGCCCCACCAGCTGCACGACGCCGACCTCGTCGAGGCGCTGTCCGCGCTGGTGGCCCGCTGGGCCCGGACCCACCGCGTGGTCGCGACCCTCGATGCCGACGACGCGCCGCGGGAGGCGCGCCACGGGGACGTGCTGGTGCGCGTCGCCCAGGAGGCGCTGGCGAACGTGGCCCGTCACGCCGGGGCGCGGACGGTCACGGCGACCCTCTCCGTCGAGGAGCGCATGGTCCTCCTGCGCATCGCCGACGACGGCCGCGGCGTCGATCTGGACGCCGTCGAACGCGGCCACGGCCTGGCCAACATGGCCGAGCGCACCCGCCGGGTCGGCGGGGATCTCGACGTCACCTCGGCCGTCGGCCGGGGCACCACGGTGACGGCGAGGGTGCCGCGATGAGCCCGGTGCGGGTGGTGGTGGTCGATGATCATCCGGTGGTGCGCGACGGACTGGTCGCGATGCTCGGGTCCGAGGAGGACATCGAGGTGGTCGGCACCGCCGGGGACGGCGCCGAGGCGATCACGGTGAGCGATTCGGCCGGCCCGGACGTGGTGCTGATGGATCTGCGGATGCCGGGGACCAGCGGGATCGAGGCGATCCGGACCCTGCGCCTGCACGGGCGCACGACCCCACGGATCCTGGTGCTGACCACGTACGACACCGACCGTGACATCCACGGTGCGCTCGAGGCGGGGGCCGACGGCTACCTGCTCAAGGACACGCCCCGCCAGGAGGTGGTCCGGGCCGTGCACGATCTCGCCGCAGGCCGTGCGGTGCTGGCGCCCGCAGCGCTCGCGGCTCTGACCGGGAGCCGCGCCGGACGCATCGTCCTCAGCGCGCGGGAGGCCGAGGTGCTGCGCCTGGTGGCCGACGGCTGCACGAACCGTGCGGTCGCCTCCCGGCTCGGGATCGGCGAGGCCACGGTGAAGACGCACCTGATGCACATCTACGACAAGCTCGGGGTCGGCGACCGGGCCTCGGCGGTGCGCACGGCGTGGGAGCTCGCTCTGGTCTGAGCGGGCGGAGACCGCGGAGACGGAGCGCGGTCAGCGGAAGATGACGGTGCGAGCCCCGTCCAGCAGCACCCGCGACTGCGCGAACCAGGCGACCGCCTGGCGCAGCGTGCGCACCTCGGCGTCCTGGCCGATCGCCATCAGCTCCTGCGGGGAGCGGGTGTGGTCCACCCGGATCACGTCCTGCTCGATGATCGGGCCCTCGTCGAGATCGCTGGTGACGAAGTGCGCGGTGGCCCCGATCTGCTTGACGCCGCGGGCATGTGCCTGGCGATAGGGATTGGCGCCCTTGAAGCCCGGCAGGAACGAGTGGTGGATGTTGATGCAGCGCCCGGACAGCTCCGCGCACAGCTCGGGGGAGAGGATCTGCATGTACCGCGCCAGGACCACGAGCTCGATGTCGTGCTCGTCGATCGCCGTGCGCACCCGATCCTCGAAGGCCGCCTTGGCCCCGTCGCCCTGGGTGGACAGGTGCTCGAAGGGGATCTCGTGGAATCTCGCCAGGGGCTCGAGGGTGGGATGATTGGCCAGGATCAGCGGCACCTCGATGGGGAGGTGGCCCGCGTCGACCTGGAACAGCAGGTCGTTCAGGCAGTGCTTGGCGGTGGAGCCGAGCACGAGGGTGCGGACGGGGCGTCCCACCACATCCAGCCGGTGCTCGATGCCGAAGCGCTCGATGACCGGCGCGAGGGCCGCGGCGATCTCCTGCGTCGAGGCGCCGGTGGTCAGCTGCAGACGCATGTAGAAGCGGTGGGTGCTGCCGCTCTCGAACTGGCGCGACTCCGTGATGTTCCCGCCCACCTCGACGATCGCGCCGGTGACCGCGTGGACGATCCCGGGGCGGTCCTCGCACACGAAGGTGAGGACGTACTCGACGGCGGGGGCGGGGGTACCGGTGGGGCTCGGACTGCTCATGCCGGGATTCTAGGAGCCTCCGGGGCGCGGGCACCGATCTGCCCGCATACCGGGGCCGGGCGGAGGGCGCACATCACGTCGGCACCCTCACGGCGAGCCTGTGCGCCACAGTCGGGAGGGCCACCAGATGGCCTTGCCGACATCGAGAGCGAGCGCCGGGACCAGCAGGGTGCGCACCACGAAGGTGTCCAGCAGCACTCCGAAGGCGACGATGAACGCGATCTGGGCGAGGAACAGGATGGGGATCACCGCCAGCGCGGCGAAGGTGGCGGCCAGCACCAGTCCGGCGGAGGTGATCACCCCGCCCGTGACGGCCAGCCCGCGCACGACGCCCGCTCGGGTCCCGTGCCGCCGAGATTCCTCGCGCACCCGGGTCATGAGGAAGATGTTGTAGTCGATCCCGAGCGCGACCAGGAAGACGAATCCGTACAGCGGCACCGCCGGATCGGCCCCGGGGAAGTCCAGGACGTGCTCGAAGACCAGCGCCGCGACCCCGAGCGCGGTGCCGAAGGACAGCACGGTGGTCGCCACCAGCAGCACAGGGGCGAGCAGCGAGCGCAGCAGCAGCATGAGGATCACGAGGATCACCGCCAGCACCACGGGGATGATCAGCGTGCGGTCGTGGACGGAGGCATCGTTGGTGTCGATCGAGGTGGCGGTCACTCCGCCCACGATCTCCTCGAACCCCTCCTGGTCCAGAGCCGCGCGCAGGTCGCGGACCGTCCGTTCGGCCGCGGCCGAATCGGGCGCATCGGTGAGGGTCCCCTGGACCAGGACCCTCCCCTCGACGACGGTCGGGTCCGCGGCGGGCGTCCCCGGCGGGCCCTGCGCGCCGATGCCGTCGGCGGTCACCGGGGCGGAGCCGCTGGGGGAGTCCGCCGCGACCACGGAGACGGAGGCGATGCCGTCCTCGGCCAGCAGCACGTCGGCCGTGGCCTGGAGGTCCTCCTGATCGACGATGACCTGCACGGGGCTGCCGGCTCCGGCCGGGAAGTGCTCGCCGAGCGCCTCCTGCCCGGCACGGGCGGAGGAGGAGCCGAGCACCAGATCCGACTGCGGGACCCCGTCGGCGTCCAGCGAGAGGGCACCGACGCAGCCGGCCGCGAGCACCAGCGCGGTGAGGATCCACAGCGGTCGCGGACGACGGGAGACCGCTGCGGCGACCCTGCCCCACCCGCCGCCGTCCGTCCCGGAGGCGTCCTCGGCGGCCGGTGCGGGGTCGTACCGCGGGCGGCGCGGCCAGAAGGCGGCGCGACCCGCGGCGTACAGCAGGGCGGGCAGGAACGTCAGCGCCGCGAGCATCGCGAAGGCGATCCCGATGGCCGCGACCGGCCCGAGGGTGCTGTTGGACTTCAGCTCGGACAGCAGCAGGCACAGCAGGCCCGCGATCACCGTCCCTCCGGAGGCCAGCACCGGCTCGACGGTGCCGCGCAGGGCGGAGACGGTGGCGGCCCACGTGCTCTCCCGGTGACGCAGCTCGTCGCGGTAGCGGGCGACGTACAGCAACGAGTAGTCGGTGGCCGCGCCGATGACCAGGATGAACAGGATTCCCTGGGTCTGCCCGCTCAGCAGCAGGATCCCGGCGCTGGCGAGGTGCCAGATCACCAGCAGCGCCGCACACAGGGCGAACAGGGAGGTGGACAGCACCATCAGCGGCAGCAGCAGGGAGCGGTAGACGATGATCAGGATGACCAGCACGGCGGCCAGCGCCACCCCCAGCAGCAGGAAGTCGATCCCGGCGAAGGCCGCGGCGAGGTCGGCCGAGAACCCGGCGGGTCCGGTCACGGACGAGGTCAGGCCCTCCGGCAGGTCGGTGGCCAGCTCCTGCTCGAGCTGCTCCACGACGGCGCCGATGTCGGCGTCGGCGTCGATCGGGACGAACACCTGGGCCGCCCGGGAGTCCTCGGAGACGATCGGCGGGGAGACCTCCTCGATCACCGCCTCGAGCGCGGAGAGCTCCTCGGCGGCGTCGGTGAGCGCCGTGACGTCCTCGTCGGAGAGCTCGCTCTCGGAGGTGACCACGATGATCGCGGGGATCGCCTCGGAGCCCGTGAACTCCTCGGCCAGCGCCTGGACCTCCGTCGCCTCGGCCGAGTCCGGCAGGTAGGCGGTGCGGTCGTTGGAGGAGACCTCGTCGACCCGCCCGAAGTACGGCCCGCCGATGCCGGCGGCACCCAGCCAGATCAGGATCAGCAGCGCGGGCAGGATGATGCGCAGAGCCCGCGGCACGCGGGGCACGGGCCGGCGATGGGTGGGGCCGGATGACCCTGCGTGGTCGGTCATGGAGGGATCCTTCGGGCGAGGGGTGCGTCGCGGACAGTCTGCCATAC encodes the following:
- a CDS encoding carbohydrate ABC transporter permease, with translation MTAIDETTDPATREDRGGAGSGGGSRLRPRRSGMGPRERSSTIASTVVMLVIGAAFLVPLLWVVLASFNTEASLSIAWPENWSLGNFAAIWNMETTFRPLLNSLILCGGATIVTMVTAVLCAYPMSRYRFRAKRPLLLGIIFSTGLPITAIMIPVYSLFVQVNLIDSMGGAILFLGASSLPYAIFLTKGFMDGVPVEIEESAWTEGAGVYRALWSVVLPLMRPGLAVATIFTFVMMWGNFFVPFMLLLSPENLPAAVTLYTFSSQYGQVAYGQLAAFSIFYSLPVVVLYLFLGRSLGQGFAAAGGVKG
- a CDS encoding sensor histidine kinase; the protein is MAMLPAPAVPRTGPGPGPEPDLGPGTGASSVRPAPEQGPLGEKLEVWMPPVLLLVSWSVGWIASRTWMTGDLILWALGPTLLLLALRAALERTRRAGGPGSRPLELLYALHLVLVAVAILLNPMSCIYAFVGYLDSGRFLSGGRARAVVVATALLSAVGQVGGIGVVAAETWFFVGLAAVNLLIALGMMHLAGERERILDEREQALAENDRVHRENFRLHEQLMAGARRAGAGEERDRLSREIHDTVAQGLVGVIRQLEAVGPVDDAPSRQRLEIAEEAARDCLLEARRAVEALGPHQLHDADLVEALSALVARWARTHRVVATLDADDAPREARHGDVLVRVAQEALANVARHAGARTVTATLSVEERMVLLRIADDGRGVDLDAVERGHGLANMAERTRRVGGDLDVTSAVGRGTTVTARVPR
- a CDS encoding carbohydrate ABC transporter permease; its protein translation is MSTSAPTREHEPPPAAASSTPPKRGRLGNRLTTTRAVPMVPAFLLLIAFMLGPIVYSVYLAFTDKAIRGKGAEDAEFVGFQNFTDAFTDGDFWNSVILTLIFTVVSAVIGQNIMGMLLALLLERAHRVISSVVTAIVIAAWILPEVVAGYLLYTFFSPEGSLNAIITAIGLPPQQLLFSAPIIAVSFANIWRGTAFSMLVYSAALSSVPGDVYESASLDGAGPVRRFVSVTLPLMRPAIATNLMLTTLQTLSVFGLIFIMTGGGPSRQSQTLPLYMYEQAFSYGQLGYGTAVALLLLLIGAVASLVYLRLLPEEDKR
- a CDS encoding MMPL family transporter; this translates as MTDHAGSSGPTHRRPVPRVPRALRIILPALLILIWLGAAGIGGPYFGRVDEVSSNDRTAYLPDSAEATEVQALAEEFTGSEAIPAIIVVTSESELSDEDVTALTDAAEELSALEAVIEEVSPPIVSEDSRAAQVFVPIDADADIGAVVEQLEQELATDLPEGLTSSVTGPAGFSADLAAAFAGIDFLLLGVALAAVLVILIIVYRSLLLPLMVLSTSLFALCAALLVIWHLASAGILLLSGQTQGILFILVIGAATDYSLLYVARYRDELRHRESTWAATVSALRGTVEPVLASGGTVIAGLLCLLLSELKSNSTLGPVAAIGIAFAMLAALTFLPALLYAAGRAAFWPRRPRYDPAPAAEDASGTDGGGWGRVAAAVSRRPRPLWILTALVLAAGCVGALSLDADGVPQSDLVLGSSSARAGQEALGEHFPAGAGSPVQVIVDQEDLQATADVLLAEDGIASVSVVAADSPSGSAPVTADGIGAQGPPGTPAADPTVVEGRVLVQGTLTDAPDSAAAERTVRDLRAALDQEGFEEIVGGVTATSIDTNDASVHDRTLIIPVVLAVILVILMLLLRSLLAPVLLVATTVLSFGTALGVAALVFEHVLDFPGADPAVPLYGFVFLVALGIDYNIFLMTRVREESRRHGTRAGVVRGLAVTGGVITSAGLVLAATFAALAVIPILFLAQIAFIVAFGVLLDTFVVRTLLVPALALDVGKAIWWPSRLWRTGSP
- a CDS encoding response regulator; amino-acid sequence: MSPVRVVVVDDHPVVRDGLVAMLGSEEDIEVVGTAGDGAEAITVSDSAGPDVVLMDLRMPGTSGIEAIRTLRLHGRTTPRILVLTTYDTDRDIHGALEAGADGYLLKDTPRQEVVRAVHDLAAGRAVLAPAALAALTGSRAGRIVLSAREAEVLRLVADGCTNRAVASRLGIGEATVKTHLMHIYDKLGVGDRASAVRTAWELALV
- a CDS encoding acyltransferase family protein; the encoded protein is MSQPLAPSTSTTSPPSAAPARLHHLDALRGGALLLGVLLHALMPFFPGDVWLIDDTHDSPDAAAAVGVIHLFRMNLFMMLAGYFGHMVLHRRGAGAYVRDRLKRIGLPLVVFLPGLFLLVIGAAVLNTVVRDLGPFTPPPPAPGAPTGILALPTLHLWFLLLLLEIVLVVVLVRAVLVRLLGPARAERASRRIASALASPFGLVLVAAPYAVALVVQGGNVASITEPTTLMPVAGASIAYSGAFLAGWFLRAHPEALGRVERQWIPQLVTAVVLSPLALLAPSSTPPVLVAIVAALAGWAWVYGLLGLMGRLVNQEIRWVRYLADSSYWVYLIHFPLLLLVEVPLADLGAPILVKLAVALTLVMAVLLVSYDLLVRSTWLGKWLNGHRRPRALRRRRAAA
- a CDS encoding formyltetrahydrofolate deformylase encodes the protein MSSPSPTGTPAPAVEYVLTFVCEDRPGIVHAVTGAIVEVGGNITESRQFESGSTHRFYMRLQLTTGASTQEIAAALAPVIERFGIEHRLDVVGRPVRTLVLGSTAKHCLNDLLFQVDAGHLPIEVPLILANHPTLEPLARFHEIPFEHLSTQGDGAKAAFEDRVRTAIDEHDIELVVLARYMQILSPELCAELSGRCINIHHSFLPGFKGANPYRQAHARGVKQIGATAHFVTSDLDEGPIIEQDVIRVDHTRSPQELMAIGQDAEVRTLRQAVAWFAQSRVLLDGARTVIFR